In Synechocystis sp. PCC 6714, the following are encoded in one genomic region:
- a CDS encoding peptidylprolyl isomerase, which yields MSVVLTVGDRQVKEDELYSLMVEYQLLPHLAREILLDQAIDHIQLTPEEQQQNLALFYQQTQITNEEQRQAWLKQSGMTLAQLETSILRTARLEKFKHQTWNDQLEGHFLNSKDKLDQVIYSLIRSRDSGIIQELYFRIQEGEGDFSALARQYSEGPEAQNGGLIGPVELNVPHPQIVQLLKSTPAGQLCLPIAVGEWWILLRLEKYISSQLDDNIRQRLRNDLFQTWLNQQIQTKIKFTTPSPTPETIQPEVGLVKTQD from the coding sequence ATGTCGGTGGTATTGACGGTCGGCGATCGCCAAGTGAAGGAAGACGAATTGTATTCCCTCATGGTGGAATATCAACTATTGCCCCATTTAGCTCGGGAAATTTTGCTCGACCAGGCGATCGACCATATCCAGCTAACCCCGGAAGAGCAACAGCAGAATTTAGCACTCTTTTACCAGCAAACCCAAATCACCAACGAAGAACAAAGGCAGGCTTGGTTAAAGCAATCTGGCATGACCCTGGCACAGTTGGAAACGTCCATCCTCCGCACTGCCCGTCTAGAAAAATTTAAACACCAAACCTGGAACGATCAACTGGAAGGTCATTTCCTCAATAGCAAAGATAAATTAGACCAGGTTATCTATTCTCTGATCCGCAGTCGGGACTCTGGCATTATTCAGGAGCTATATTTCCGTATCCAGGAAGGGGAGGGAGATTTTAGTGCCCTAGCGCGACAATATTCCGAAGGGCCAGAAGCCCAAAATGGCGGTTTAATCGGCCCAGTGGAACTGAATGTACCCCATCCTCAAATAGTGCAACTGCTGAAAAGTACTCCCGCTGGGCAACTCTGTCTACCCATCGCCGTTGGGGAGTGGTGGATTCTGCTCCGACTGGAAAAATATATTTCTAGCCAATTGGATGACAATATTCGGCAACGTTTGCGGAACGATCTTTTCCAAACTTGGTTGAATCAACAAATCCAAACCAAGATTAAATTTACGACCCCATCCCCTACCCCGGAAACAATCCAACCGGAAGTTGGCCTGGTCAAAACCCAAGA